Proteins from a genomic interval of Posidoniimonas polymericola:
- a CDS encoding ATP-binding protein — MPSPPDPHDDSPVVCAYIAGEDHRAIRATHEAYPNRFSSLKLIDSWPEVSTLVGSERVSGARRLVSVLDYSEISHGKRMRLDRDSIYLKRVRSDAVAGLVAWEAWADYRVAVFSHTEGDTLEAVLAGHRLGVEQTLELAVRILDGLDALHEHKITHGDLNPHCVTLVDGEAASAVLHGAGAPPPTSNVSEDPRALLHALYCSPEAAGAIEYDTGPWSDLYSLGILLFRAVAGVPPFRAEDIGQILFEHVTAPIPSLESFGVEDAPSAFEAFLGHLLKKDPRDRYQTAASAMADANRLVAALRAGDTEPQIEIDASAQRCRIAEPAFVGRQRELQALLEAVEDAKRGAGGAVLLEAPSGGGKSRMHSELMQIARRESVWVLTGQETNDNGRRNLTMLNGVVADIVSLASRQPEVASQFTSSLRRESTTLTSVLPNLEPLLGDHEHVSAPEEFGETRAVRALIALLDALGAAERPALVFLDDCQWADAMSLKLLQQWSRAQPEGGRYVTVVVAFRSEEAAPDHPLRRVAAMRQIKLDPLDEAEIRQLAESMAGELPEEILELTVRLAEGSPFMASAVLRGLNESGALVAGSKGWLVDRQKLDDCQSSDQAAKLLSRRVDLMSEPAIRLLSIGAVLGKEFDVSLTARLMGVEPEAFVEALDEAKERRLVWVRPDRTHCVFVHDKVRAAALERLDDTTARTVHRQAAVLLCGHPGSSTAEIAHHFDACGDSHAALHFAMTAAVHARKRYALDVAEDQYRITLRGVPDDDRVTKCRINEGLGEVLMLKGKYDEAFACFTRATPLANGKHSQASIRGKLAELSLKRGEMELAASEYESALRRLGYFVPRHALMCVLLLAWQGLVQLAHTLAPRIFLHRKQRLPDASERLRLQLLSGLSHSCWYGRSRTKMFWSHLAGMNRAERYQPSAELADAYSNHGVGMSLFALTGRAETYCQKALDTYAALSDAWGQGKTLHYWGIVLYGASRFQECIEKCRESVRLLERMGDYQQMHLARYQIAASHYHLGDFFNAIEQAKLNRQSGLVTGDTQAAGINLEIWARSTNGDMPRDLIEEEFNRDRFDPQGAAQVTLANAVVLLRDAREEEAIAIMRDALHSTHGRGVKNFYTMPLLAWVATASRSLAERCSPYDAHRLRRLLKQTLADARRGLLQSWACRNDAPRMLREAAVASAMLGRPVRAKHKLYAALHIAKKQRARFEFALCLQAYGKIGEPLGWDKASARLASAQRTLDLLAFRARGDQASEADTGRESLSLVDRFDTVLESGRSIASSLGSEAIYQQTQRAALRLLRGQECVVWDADASRVQVQTHVSSPEQVRTLQIEHYRDLIDEGSCWGPQLAPVFSADGVESDHGSCLAAPILVRGRITAIMVVAHRDLDNLFGEDELRLAEFIATIAGAALENAAGFQQLQELNATLEARVSERTAVAEGKARELAESNQELLRVATELREKEEQLRVAMQAAEAASEAKSQFLATMSHEIRTPMNGILGMAELALRSELTPQLSTYLQTVKQSGEALLMLLNDVLDFSKIEAGKMEIEEIEFDLRAVVRDAVKLMSAAAGKKGVELLFQVAPRAPKLILGDPNRLRQIIVNLVGNAVKFTDEGEVVVSAEAAPKLGRGWVLRFSVRDTGPGVPAEKQNEIFEAFRQSDGSTTRKYGGTGLGLSISTELVGLMGGRIWLESEVGQGSTFFFEIPLRTDAAATPPAEPERRLEGVHAMVVSDCQSGADLYARTLERHGASVSQVGPETDLAAAAGAAPGERRLAVVDLSNRGNWGPELAGRWPSLSREHDWETLWLTPVDWVDTPDHQLQGVRITKPLADGDLIASAIQALRLMTAVEAAEPEDESIDSRPLKILLVDDSQVNQQVGAGLLATQGHKITTADNGAEALQELAAADFDIVLMDLEMPVMDGLQATRKIRERDAQRGAHTPVVAMTAHALHVVREKCEQAQMDACLTKPIDPRVLFEELARLVPSGVEA; from the coding sequence ATGCCCTCGCCCCCCGATCCGCACGACGACTCGCCGGTCGTCTGCGCGTACATCGCAGGGGAGGACCACCGAGCGATCCGTGCCACACACGAGGCGTACCCCAATCGGTTCTCAAGCCTCAAGTTAATCGACTCGTGGCCCGAAGTCAGCACGCTGGTCGGCTCAGAACGCGTCTCCGGCGCCAGGCGCCTGGTCAGCGTGCTCGACTACTCGGAGATCTCGCACGGTAAACGGATGCGGCTCGACCGCGACTCGATCTACCTGAAGCGGGTTCGATCGGACGCCGTCGCCGGGCTTGTCGCGTGGGAGGCCTGGGCCGACTACCGCGTCGCGGTCTTCTCTCACACCGAAGGTGACACGCTCGAGGCCGTCCTGGCTGGCCACCGCCTGGGAGTCGAGCAAACGCTCGAGCTGGCGGTCCGGATCCTCGACGGGCTCGACGCACTGCACGAGCATAAAATCACCCACGGCGACCTGAATCCCCACTGCGTCACGCTCGTCGACGGCGAAGCCGCCTCGGCCGTCCTGCACGGCGCCGGGGCGCCCCCACCAACCAGCAACGTCAGCGAAGATCCGCGGGCCCTGCTCCACGCTCTGTACTGCTCTCCCGAAGCCGCGGGCGCCATTGAGTACGACACCGGTCCTTGGTCCGACCTCTACTCTCTTGGGATTTTGCTGTTCCGCGCCGTGGCCGGCGTGCCCCCATTCAGAGCCGAGGATATCGGGCAGATCCTGTTCGAGCACGTGACGGCGCCGATTCCATCGCTGGAATCGTTCGGAGTCGAGGACGCGCCGTCGGCGTTCGAGGCCTTCCTCGGGCACCTCCTCAAGAAAGACCCCCGCGATCGGTACCAGACCGCCGCATCCGCCATGGCGGATGCGAACAGGTTGGTGGCGGCGTTGCGGGCAGGCGACACCGAGCCTCAGATCGAAATCGACGCGTCCGCACAGCGGTGCAGGATCGCCGAGCCGGCGTTCGTCGGGCGACAACGCGAGCTCCAGGCGTTGCTCGAGGCGGTCGAGGACGCCAAACGTGGCGCCGGCGGGGCCGTCCTGCTCGAGGCGCCGTCGGGCGGTGGCAAGTCGCGGATGCACTCCGAACTCATGCAGATCGCCCGACGAGAGTCCGTGTGGGTCCTCACGGGGCAGGAGACCAACGACAACGGCCGCCGCAACCTGACGATGCTCAATGGCGTCGTCGCCGACATCGTGAGTCTGGCGTCGCGGCAGCCGGAGGTGGCCAGCCAGTTCACGTCGTCCCTGCGGCGGGAGTCCACGACGCTCACCTCGGTCCTGCCGAACCTCGAACCGCTGCTGGGCGACCACGAGCACGTGTCGGCGCCCGAAGAATTCGGCGAGACCCGCGCCGTCCGGGCGCTGATAGCGCTGCTCGACGCCCTCGGCGCCGCCGAACGCCCTGCCCTGGTCTTCTTGGACGACTGCCAGTGGGCGGACGCGATGTCGCTGAAGCTGCTGCAGCAGTGGTCGCGGGCCCAGCCGGAAGGGGGACGCTATGTCACGGTCGTGGTCGCGTTCCGCTCCGAGGAGGCGGCCCCCGACCACCCGCTCCGCCGCGTCGCGGCGATGCGACAGATCAAACTCGATCCACTCGACGAAGCCGAGATCCGTCAGCTGGCCGAGTCGATGGCCGGTGAGCTGCCCGAAGAGATTCTCGAACTCACCGTCCGGCTCGCCGAGGGCAGCCCCTTCATGGCGTCGGCCGTGCTGCGAGGCCTGAATGAAAGCGGCGCCCTGGTAGCCGGCTCCAAGGGCTGGCTGGTCGACCGCCAGAAGCTCGACGACTGCCAGTCATCCGACCAGGCGGCCAAGCTGCTGAGCCGACGCGTCGACCTGATGAGCGAGCCCGCCATCCGCCTGCTCTCGATCGGCGCCGTGCTCGGCAAGGAGTTCGACGTCTCGCTCACGGCGAGACTAATGGGGGTCGAGCCGGAGGCGTTTGTCGAGGCGCTCGACGAGGCCAAGGAACGGCGGCTTGTGTGGGTTCGACCCGACCGCACCCACTGCGTTTTCGTCCACGACAAGGTCCGCGCCGCCGCGCTCGAACGGCTCGACGACACAACCGCCCGAACCGTCCACCGCCAGGCGGCGGTGCTGTTGTGCGGACATCCGGGCAGCAGCACCGCGGAAATAGCCCACCACTTCGACGCTTGTGGCGACTCGCACGCGGCCCTGCACTTTGCCATGACCGCGGCGGTCCACGCCCGCAAGCGGTACGCGCTGGATGTCGCTGAGGATCAGTACCGGATCACGCTGCGGGGCGTGCCGGACGACGACCGGGTCACCAAGTGTCGGATCAACGAGGGGCTGGGCGAAGTGCTCATGCTCAAGGGGAAGTACGACGAGGCGTTCGCCTGCTTCACCAGGGCGACGCCGCTGGCGAACGGCAAGCACTCGCAGGCGTCGATCCGCGGCAAGCTCGCCGAGCTGAGCCTGAAGCGCGGCGAGATGGAGCTGGCGGCCAGTGAGTACGAGTCGGCCCTGCGTCGGCTCGGCTACTTCGTGCCGCGTCACGCTCTGATGTGCGTCCTGTTGCTGGCCTGGCAGGGGCTGGTGCAGCTGGCGCACACGCTCGCCCCAAGGATCTTCCTGCACCGCAAGCAGCGGCTGCCGGACGCGTCGGAGAGGCTCCGTCTGCAGCTGCTGAGCGGACTGTCGCACTCGTGCTGGTACGGGCGGAGCCGGACAAAGATGTTCTGGTCGCACCTGGCCGGCATGAACCGGGCGGAACGCTACCAGCCGTCGGCCGAGCTTGCCGACGCCTACTCGAACCACGGCGTCGGGATGTCGCTGTTCGCGCTCACCGGCCGGGCCGAGACCTACTGTCAGAAGGCGCTGGACACCTACGCCGCGTTGTCGGACGCCTGGGGACAGGGCAAGACGCTGCACTACTGGGGGATCGTACTGTACGGCGCGTCGCGGTTCCAGGAGTGCATCGAGAAGTGCCGGGAGTCGGTGCGGCTCCTGGAGCGGATGGGCGACTACCAGCAGATGCACCTGGCCAGGTACCAGATCGCCGCGTCGCACTACCACCTAGGCGACTTCTTCAACGCGATCGAGCAGGCCAAGCTAAACCGCCAGTCGGGGCTGGTCACCGGCGACACGCAGGCCGCGGGGATCAACCTTGAAATCTGGGCGCGGTCCACCAACGGCGACATGCCGCGTGACCTGATCGAGGAGGAATTCAACCGCGACCGATTCGACCCGCAGGGCGCGGCGCAGGTGACGCTCGCCAACGCGGTGGTGCTGCTGCGGGATGCGCGTGAAGAAGAAGCAATCGCGATCATGCGCGACGCCCTCCACAGCACTCATGGCAGGGGCGTCAAGAACTTCTACACCATGCCGCTGCTGGCGTGGGTCGCCACCGCGTCCCGCAGCCTGGCCGAGCGATGCAGCCCCTACGACGCCCACCGGCTCAGGCGCCTGCTAAAGCAGACGCTCGCCGACGCTCGACGGGGCCTGCTGCAGTCGTGGGCCTGCCGCAACGACGCCCCCCGGATGCTGCGTGAGGCGGCGGTCGCGTCGGCGATGCTCGGACGGCCGGTCCGCGCCAAGCACAAATTGTACGCGGCGCTGCACATCGCCAAGAAGCAACGCGCCCGATTCGAGTTCGCACTCTGCCTGCAGGCGTACGGCAAGATTGGCGAGCCGCTCGGCTGGGACAAGGCGTCGGCGCGACTCGCGTCGGCGCAGAGGACGCTCGACCTGCTGGCGTTCCGCGCCCGCGGCGACCAGGCCTCGGAGGCCGATACGGGCCGCGAGTCACTCTCCCTGGTCGACCGTTTTGACACGGTTCTCGAGTCCGGACGCAGCATCGCGTCGTCCCTCGGCTCCGAGGCGATCTACCAGCAGACCCAGCGGGCGGCGCTGCGTCTGCTGCGTGGGCAGGAGTGCGTTGTCTGGGACGCCGACGCCAGCAGGGTCCAGGTGCAAACACACGTCAGCTCGCCCGAGCAGGTGCGGACGCTCCAGATCGAGCACTACCGCGACCTCATCGACGAGGGTAGCTGCTGGGGCCCCCAGCTAGCCCCGGTCTTCTCGGCGGATGGCGTCGAGAGCGACCACGGTTCCTGCCTCGCGGCGCCGATCCTCGTGCGGGGAAGGATCACCGCCATCATGGTTGTCGCGCACCGCGACCTCGACAACCTGTTCGGCGAGGACGAGCTGAGGCTGGCGGAGTTCATCGCCACAATCGCCGGGGCCGCGCTGGAAAACGCCGCGGGCTTCCAGCAGCTCCAAGAGCTGAACGCCACACTCGAGGCCCGCGTCAGCGAACGCACCGCGGTCGCCGAAGGCAAGGCCCGCGAGCTGGCCGAGTCCAACCAAGAGCTCCTGCGGGTCGCGACCGAACTCCGCGAGAAAGAAGAGCAGCTGCGGGTGGCCATGCAGGCGGCCGAGGCCGCCAGCGAGGCGAAGAGCCAGTTCCTCGCCACGATGAGCCACGAGATACGCACGCCGATGAACGGCATCCTCGGCATGGCGGAACTGGCGCTGCGGAGCGAGCTCACCCCACAACTCTCGACCTACCTGCAGACGGTCAAGCAGTCGGGCGAGGCGCTGCTGATGCTGCTCAACGACGTGCTCGACTTCTCAAAGATCGAGGCCGGCAAGATGGAGATCGAGGAGATCGAGTTCGACCTCCGCGCCGTGGTCAGAGATGCGGTCAAACTGATGTCGGCCGCGGCCGGCAAGAAGGGGGTCGAGCTGCTCTTCCAGGTCGCCCCCCGGGCGCCCAAACTAATCCTCGGCGACCCCAACCGCCTGCGTCAGATCATCGTCAACCTAGTAGGCAACGCCGTAAAATTCACCGACGAGGGCGAGGTAGTGGTCTCAGCCGAGGCGGCGCCCAAGCTGGGCCGAGGCTGGGTGCTGCGGTTCTCGGTCCGGGACACCGGCCCCGGGGTTCCGGCGGAAAAACAGAACGAGATCTTCGAAGCCTTCCGGCAGAGCGATGGCTCGACCACCCGCAAGTACGGCGGTACCGGCCTCGGACTCTCGATCTCGACCGAGCTGGTCGGCCTGATGGGCGGCCGTATCTGGCTGGAGAGCGAGGTCGGGCAGGGCTCTACCTTCTTCTTCGAGATCCCGCTGCGGACCGATGCCGCCGCCACGCCACCAGCAGAACCCGAGCGGCGGCTAGAGGGCGTGCACGCGATGGTGGTCAGCGACTGCCAGAGCGGCGCGGACCTCTACGCACGCACACTCGAGCGGCACGGAGCCTCGGTGTCCCAGGTCGGCCCCGAGACCGACCTGGCGGCCGCCGCCGGCGCGGCTCCAGGCGAGCGGCGCCTTGCGGTTGTTGACCTCTCGAATCGCGGAAACTGGGGACCTGAGCTCGCGGGCCGGTGGCCTTCGCTCAGCCGCGAGCACGACTGGGAGACCCTCTGGCTCACGCCGGTCGACTGGGTCGACACGCCGGACCACCAGCTGCAAGGGGTTCGCATCACCAAACCACTGGCCGACGGCGATCTGATCGCGTCGGCGATTCAGGCACTGCGGCTGATGACCGCCGTCGAGGCAGCGGAGCCAGAAGACGAATCAATCGATTCACGGCCCCTGAAGATCCTGCTCGTCGACGACAGCCAAGTCAATCAGCAGGTGGGCGCCGGCCTCCTTGCCACGCAGGGGCACAAGATCACAACCGCCGACAACGGCGCTGAGGCCCTGCAGGAACTTGCCGCGGCGGACTTTGATATCGTGCTGATGGACCTGGAAATGCCGGTCATGGACGGGCTGCAGGCCACCCGCAAGATCCGCGAACGGGACGCGCAACGCGGCGCGCACACGCCCGTGGTTGCGATGACGGCCCACGCACTCCACGTCGTTCGTGAAAAGTGCGAGCAGGCCCAGATGGACGCCTGCCTGACCAAGCCGATCGACCCGCGGGTGCTGTTCGAGGAACTGGCGCGCCTCGTGCCGAGCGGGGTGGAGGCCTGA
- a CDS encoding 5-oxoprolinase subunit PxpA translates to MRSIDLNADVGEGAGNDHELLAYVTSANIACGAHAGNLASMRAAACRAVELGVTIGAHPGHVDREFYGRRNLPITPQQASDLLRRQIDTLAEIAEAAGGSVGYVKPHGALYHQLGTDPALAEAAAAIAGEGPRPLALLGEAGSCMESAARAAGVPFYAEAFADRAYHSSGRLVSRDEPGALHEDEAEVVRQALRLALEGAVSTVDGPDAAVRCDSICLHGDTPWAVGYAAGVRLTLERRGVCLRSFAVGC, encoded by the coding sequence ATGCGATCGATCGATCTCAACGCCGACGTCGGAGAAGGGGCCGGCAACGACCACGAGCTGTTGGCCTACGTGACTTCCGCCAACATCGCCTGCGGTGCACACGCCGGCAACCTCGCGTCGATGCGGGCCGCGGCCTGCCGGGCGGTTGAGCTCGGCGTGACGATCGGCGCCCACCCGGGCCACGTCGACCGCGAGTTCTATGGGCGTAGGAACCTGCCAATCACTCCGCAGCAGGCGAGTGATCTGCTGCGGCGGCAGATCGACACGCTGGCGGAAATCGCCGAAGCCGCCGGCGGGTCGGTTGGCTACGTCAAGCCACACGGCGCGCTGTACCACCAGCTCGGAACGGACCCCGCGCTTGCCGAAGCGGCCGCGGCGATCGCCGGCGAGGGGCCGCGCCCGCTGGCGCTCTTGGGCGAGGCGGGCTCCTGCATGGAGTCGGCGGCCAGAGCCGCCGGCGTGCCCTTCTACGCCGAGGCGTTCGCCGATCGGGCCTACCATTCCTCGGGGCGGTTGGTCTCGCGCGACGAGCCGGGGGCGCTGCACGAGGACGAGGCCGAGGTCGTCCGTCAGGCGCTCCGCCTGGCGCTAGAAGGCGCGGTTTCTACGGTGGATGGGCCCGACGCCGCGGTCCGGTGCGACAGCATCTGCTTACACGGCGACACCCCATGGGCAGTCGGCTACGCCGCCGGCGTGCGGCTCACCCTCGAACGCCGGGGCGTCTGCCTGAGGTCGTTCGCCGTGGGCTGTTGA
- a CDS encoding OmpP1/FadL family transporter → MTSDRKQRWLACCVAAVACSVFVPAANAQGLIMPGVGTVNRGMSGVGTALPVDAAGAIFRNPATMTGLRRSEVTVGAELLLQTETLSSAFPAAGSGSTEAETGASLIPAVGLVERNCCSPLTLGFGMYGVAGFKANYPSSLTNPVLAPQPNGLGRVFAEFQVFEVAPAAALEVTPNLSVGFSPILAMGTLNAAPLFLAPPDDANTDTAFTYRDGLGTRYHYGGAFQLGVYYDSHCDWTVGASLKSPTWFEDFRFNTTDEVGAPRLDKLDVDLPMVASLGFGYTGIRHVAWGLDLRYFDYKNTKGFGTAGYNAFGAATGLGWDNVFSVSTAAQIQATERLILRMGYHYQSNPISDSTAFFNVGSPLVIGHIVSIGATMDVSAKTSFNIAYLHGFEGEASGPWTLPTFGAIPGSSVKSEVSADALSAGFTVRY, encoded by the coding sequence ATGACTAGCGACCGGAAACAGCGATGGTTGGCCTGCTGCGTTGCGGCGGTTGCATGCTCGGTCTTCGTGCCTGCGGCCAACGCCCAGGGGCTCATCATGCCCGGGGTTGGCACCGTCAACCGCGGCATGTCCGGCGTCGGCACGGCGTTGCCGGTTGACGCGGCGGGGGCCATCTTCCGCAACCCGGCCACGATGACCGGATTGCGGCGTTCGGAAGTGACGGTCGGCGCCGAGTTGCTGCTCCAGACCGAGACCCTCAGCTCCGCTTTCCCGGCTGCCGGTTCCGGTTCGACCGAAGCCGAAACCGGGGCCTCACTCATCCCGGCCGTCGGCCTCGTGGAACGCAACTGCTGCAGCCCGCTCACGCTCGGCTTCGGCATGTACGGCGTGGCCGGCTTCAAGGCGAATTACCCCTCGAGCCTCACGAACCCGGTGCTCGCGCCCCAGCCGAACGGACTGGGCCGCGTGTTCGCGGAGTTCCAGGTGTTCGAGGTCGCGCCCGCCGCCGCGCTGGAGGTGACGCCGAATCTGTCGGTCGGCTTCTCGCCGATTCTCGCGATGGGGACTCTTAACGCGGCGCCGTTGTTCCTGGCCCCGCCCGACGACGCCAACACCGATACCGCCTTCACCTACCGAGACGGCCTGGGCACACGCTACCACTACGGCGGCGCGTTCCAGCTCGGCGTGTACTACGACTCCCACTGCGACTGGACGGTCGGCGCGTCGTTGAAGTCGCCGACCTGGTTTGAGGATTTCCGGTTCAACACCACCGACGAGGTCGGTGCGCCCCGGCTGGACAAGCTCGATGTCGACCTGCCGATGGTCGCCTCCTTGGGCTTCGGCTACACCGGCATCAGGCACGTGGCCTGGGGGCTCGACCTGAGGTACTTCGACTACAAGAACACCAAGGGCTTCGGGACCGCCGGATACAACGCCTTTGGCGCGGCGACCGGTCTGGGCTGGGACAACGTGTTTTCGGTTTCGACCGCGGCTCAGATTCAGGCCACCGAGCGGCTGATCTTGCGGATGGGCTACCACTACCAGTCGAATCCGATCAGCGACTCGACCGCGTTCTTCAACGTCGGCTCGCCGCTGGTGATCGGCCACATTGTCTCGATCGGCGCCACGATGGACGTCTCGGCCAAGACCAGCTTCAACATCGCCTACCTGCACGGCTTCGAGGGCGAGGCTTCGGGACCGTGGACGCTGCCCACCTTCGGCGCGATACCGGGGTCTTCGGTGAAGAGCGAGGTCTCGGCGGACGCCCTGTCAGCCGGTTTTACCGTGCGTTACTAG